DNA from Chitinophagaceae bacterium:
GCATACACTTTAGAAAATGATACGGTAGCTTTTGCATCTCAAACACAAATACTGAATATTCAGAAAGGGGTTCAGAGTATAGGGTTTGGGGTATTACAAACGAGGATTTTTGGACAAGTACCTTTTGTATTAACCGCAAGTTCTTCTGCGGGATTACCTGTGTTATTTTCTGCTGCTTCTACTCTTCTAATCATAGATAATAATACCGTCACTCTCAATGGAGCAGGTACGGTGAATATTATTGCTTATAATACAGGGAATATTAATTATGCAGGAACATTCACTTCCCAAACACTGCTTGTATCAGTATCAGAAACAGTAGATACTACCAAAAGAAATCCTACTCTTACTTTTACTGCCATTCCGAATCTGAGTATAGGAACAAGATATGTAATGACTGCTACTTCTAATAGTGCTGCTGCTATAGTATTTACCTCCAACGATGAGCGAATAGCAACCGTAAGTGGAAATACTCTCACCGCAGTAAGCACGGGAACAGCAGTCATAACCGCAAGTCAAGAAGCAAATGCAACCTATAATCCTGCTACCGCTCAGCAAACGGTAACAGTAGTATCTACTACTACTCCAACTATTCGTCCTCTCACACCCATAGAAAAAGGAAACTCTGCTATCCGCATCTATCCTAATCCTGCCAATGATTATCTAACCATTCAGTATGATAAGACACAAAAGGTTGCATCTGCGAAAGTATATGATATGACGGGAAAGAGTTATGAATTAGGAATTATGAATTATGAATTAGGCTTGAGAGTAGATTTGAAAACCCTACCAAAAGGGGAATATAGTATTATACTCTATGGAGAAAAAGGGGAGGTATGGAAAGCAGAGAAGGTAATAAAAGAGTAGTTATTATTATAAATACTAAAGAGAACGTCGATGAGACGTTCTCTTTTTTTTATACACTTGTAATTTTGTAGTTGTTTGATTATCAATAGTTTTCAAGTTCAATATTTGTGTAAAAAGGAGTTTTTATAATCGAGCATCTACTAAGCTTCTCTCTATAAATGCTTTTGCATCGAATATAACAGATCCTTCTTCCTTATATTTTTTAAAATCTATGGTTTCGAAATTATTATGTGCTACCGCTAATAAAATACCATCGTATTTTTTTGTATTGTCTATATGGGGTATGAGTTTTATTTTATATTCTTTCATAACTTCTTCTTGGTGTGCCCAAGGATCGTATACATCACAGTGGATTCCCCAATTTATAAGTTGGTTATAAATATCTATAATTTTGGTGTTTCGTATATCATGGCAATTTTCTTTAAAAGTGATTCCGAGTATAAGTATGTGAGAATTTTTTATATGTTTATCTTTTTGGGTAAAAAGTTTTATGATTTTGTGTGCTATGAATGTTGCCATGTAATCATTTACCCTTCTTCCTGAAAGTATTACTTGTGGATAATATCCTAAAGATTCTGCTTTATGAGCTAGATAATAAGGGTCTACGCCTATGCAATGTCCGCCGACCAAACCAGGTTTGAATTTTAAAAAATTCCATTTTGTTCCTGCGGCTTCTATAACGTCATTTGTATCTATACCCATTCTATCAAAGATGAGGGATAACTCATTCATAAAAGAAATATTGAGGTCTCTTTGAGCATTTTCTATTGCTTTTCCTGCCTCTGCTACTTTTAAAGAAGGGGCTTTGTGAGTGCCTGCTGTAATGATAGAGTTATAAAGAGCATCAACGATTTCTGCTATTTCAGGAGTAGAGCCGGAAGTTATTTTTTTTATGTTAGTAAGAGTATTTATTGTATCACCTGGGTTAATTCTTTCGGGAGAATATCCGCAGAAAAAATCTTTATTAAATTGTAAATCGCTTTCTTTTTCTAAAACAGGAACACAATCCTCTTCGGTACATCCTGGATATACGGTAGATTCATAAATAATAATATCCTTTTTTTTTAATATTTTTCCTATCATACGAGAAGCATCTAAAAGAGGTGTTAAATCAGGAGCTTTAAATGAGGTTAATGGGGTTGGGACAGTAATAATAAAGGTATTACAATGTTTTATATCGTCTATATTTTTTGTAATGTAATTACTTTTTGGATTCAATACTGTCTTATCTACTGCTCCTGTTTTATCTATTCCATTTTTTAATTCTTGGATGCGTTGAGAATTTATGTCAAACCCCCATGTTTGGTATTTTTTTCCAAACTCTGCAAAAAGTGGCAGTCCTACATATCCTAATCCTATAATTGCTATGGTGTGTTGCATATTATTATATTTTTTTGTAACTATTTGGGTATTGAAAAAACATTGAGAGTATTGTATTTAAATATTTGATGCGATGTAAGAGCCGATTTCTGATGTGGTATAGTATTTGTGAGGATTTATGTCTTTTGTAACAAATCCATTTTCGATAGATTTTACAACGGCTTGTTGTATGAGATGAGCTTCTTGTACCATTTGGAAAGAGGTTTCTAACATCATTGCTGCTGATAATATGGTAGCTATGGGATTAGCAATTTGTTTTCCTGCGGCTTCGGGATATGATCCATGTATAGGTTCGTACAGAGCATATTTTTCACCAATAGAAGCAGATGGGAGCATTCCTAATGATCCTGTTATTACAGAAGCTTCATCTGTTAAAATATCTCCGAACATGTTTTCCGTAAGGATGACATCGAATTGAGTAGGATTTGTGATTATTTTCATTGCTGCGTTATCTACAAACATTGTTTCTAATTCTACTTGATGGTATTTTTCATTTTTTAATCTTGTAACTACTTCTCTCCATAATCGAGATGTAGCGAGTACATTTGCTTTATCTACAAGGGTAACTTTAGATTTTCTTTTGAGAGATTCTTGAAATGCAAGTTCAGCTATTCGTATTATTTCATATTCGGAGTATGTACAGGTATCAAAAGCGGTTTTGAGATCTTCTGTTCTTCCTCTAGGGCTTCCGAAGTAAATTCCTCCTGTAAGCTCTCTAAAAACGATAAAATTGACATTTTTTATTGTTTCATTTTTGAGAGGAGATGCATGAGCTAGAGTTTCATAGGTATTTATAGGACGTATATTGGCAAAAAGTTCTAATTCTTTTCTGATAGCAAGGAGACCTTGTTCGGGTCTTACTTTCGCTTGAGGATTATTATCAAAGGCAGGATCTCCAATAGCACCAAATAGGATAGCATCGGAGTTTTTACATATATGGATGGTTTCTTTTGGAAGTGGTGATTCTGTTTTTTGTATAGCTGCTGCTCCGATCAGAGCGTAAGAATATTCAAATTGTATAGAATATTTTAGAGATATGGCATCCAAACATTTTATAGCTTCGCGTATCACTTCTGGCCCTATCCCATCACCAGGTAATACGGCAATTTTTTTATTTATCATGATTGGTTATTGAGTTTGAAAGGTTGTTTTTTTTCAAAAGTAATAATTTTGTCTTGGAT
Protein-coding regions in this window:
- a CDS encoding T9SS type A sorting domain-containing protein is translated as AYTLENDTVAFASQTQILNIQKGVQSIGFGVLQTRIFGQVPFVLTASSSAGLPVLFSAASTLLIIDNNTVTLNGAGTVNIIAYNTGNINYAGTFTSQTLLVSVSETVDTTKRNPTLTFTAIPNLSIGTRYVMTATSNSAAAIVFTSNDERIATVSGNTLTAVSTGTAVITASQEANATYNPATAQQTVTVVSTTTPTIRPLTPIEKGNSAIRIYPNPANDYLTIQYDKTQKVASAKVYDMTGKSYELGIMNYELGLRVDLKTLPKGEYSIILYGEKGEVWKAEKVIKE
- a CDS encoding nucleotide sugar dehydrogenase, which gives rise to MQHTIAIIGLGYVGLPLFAEFGKKYQTWGFDINSQRIQELKNGIDKTGAVDKTVLNPKSNYITKNIDDIKHCNTFIITVPTPLTSFKAPDLTPLLDASRMIGKILKKKDIIIYESTVYPGCTEEDCVPVLEKESDLQFNKDFFCGYSPERINPGDTINTLTNIKKITSGSTPEIAEIVDALYNSIITAGTHKAPSLKVAEAGKAIENAQRDLNISFMNELSLIFDRMGIDTNDVIEAAGTKWNFLKFKPGLVGGHCIGVDPYYLAHKAESLGYYPQVILSGRRVNDYMATFIAHKIIKLFTQKDKHIKNSHILILGITFKENCHDIRNTKIIDIYNQLINWGIHCDVYDPWAHQEEVMKEYKIKLIPHIDNTKKYDGILLAVAHNNFETIDFKKYKEEGSVIFDAKAFIERSLVDARL
- the leuB gene encoding 3-isopropylmalate dehydrogenase, with protein sequence MINKKIAVLPGDGIGPEVIREAIKCLDAISLKYSIQFEYSYALIGAAAIQKTESPLPKETIHICKNSDAILFGAIGDPAFDNNPQAKVRPEQGLLAIRKELELFANIRPINTYETLAHASPLKNETIKNVNFIVFRELTGGIYFGSPRGRTEDLKTAFDTCTYSEYEIIRIAELAFQESLKRKSKVTLVDKANVLATSRLWREVVTRLKNEKYHQVELETMFVDNAAMKIITNPTQFDVILTENMFGDILTDEASVITGSLGMLPSASIGEKYALYEPIHGSYPEAAGKQIANPIATILSAAMMLETSFQMVQEAHLIQQAVVKSIENGFVTKDINPHKYYTTSEIGSYIASNI